The Asticcacaulis sp. EMRT-3 region ATCGGCATGGCCGGGGCGGAACTGGCGGGCGATTTCGCCGTAGTCCTTCGAGCGTTGGTCGGTATTTTCGATCAGGATCGAGATCGGCGTGCCCGTGGTGACGCCCTCAAACACGCCGGACAGAATCTTCGCCTCATCGGCTTCGTTACGCTGGGTGACGAAGCGCGAGCCGCCGGGTTTGCGCCGATCCATCGCCCACTGGATGTCAGCTTCTGACAAGGGCACGCCCGGCGGGCAGCCGTCGATAACGCAGCCGAGCGCCGGGCCGTGGCTTTCACCCCAGGTGGTGACGCGGAAAAGATGACCGAAACTATTGTGCGACATGATAAAAGGCCCGAAAACTTGCCCGAAAAACTTGCCCGAAAAACTTGTCCTGGGAACTTAGTCTTGGGGCTTTAGCCCTGTTTCCGCCGCGCCGCAAATAAATGATCGCCGTCGCGCAGTCTAAAAGGCCGACAAGGCGCGCTTTTGTTGCCCGTCGGCAGCGAAATTGCCCGGATCGAGCCAGGCTTCCAACCGTGCGCTTAACCGCGGCCAGTCTTCGGCGATGATCGCATACCAGGCCGTATCGCGGCGGCGGCCATGCACGACAGCGGCATTGCGGAACACGCCCTCGAACTGAAAGCCGAAACGCAGGGCCGCCTTGTTGGACGGCACATTGAGCTGGTCGCACTTCCATTCATAGCGCCGGTAGTCGTGGGCAAAAGCATGGCGCGTCATCAGATAGATGGCTTCGGTGGCCGCCGTGGAGCGCCGCAAGGTTGGAGAAAAAGTGACGCCGCCCACCTCGACGCTGCCGTTGGGATAATCATAGCGCATGAAGCTGATCAGCCCCGCAGGCTGGTCGTTTTTCAGGATCACAAAGGTCTGGAAATCGCGGTTGTCGATATAGGTTTGCAAGACCTCGTGCATCTGCGCCGGGCCGGAAAACGGCCCATAGGGCAGGTATGTCCACATGCGTCCATCATCGGCAGCATAGGCCCGGTAAAGCGCTTCGGCAAGGGCGGGGGCGTAGGGCACAAGCTGGCAATAGCGCCCGGTGAGCGGCACATTGGGCAGGCGGGTGCAGGCCTGCCAGTCAGGCAAAGCCTTGCCGATCGGATCACCGAAAGCATTGTGGCGGACGCCTAATGATGGACTCAAATTCTCATAAGGCTGGCTCATGAAGCCCATCTTTGCCGGAAAGCATTGAGCGCATAGCTTGTCTGCTGGCCTGCAAGAGGCAGGGCTTCCAGCCGGATATAGAGATCGCCGGCCGGGGCGGTTTCGCTGGCGGGCAGGCCTTTACCCTTCAGGCACAGGCTGGCGCCGTGCGGAATATCGCGGTCAACCTGAATCGATTGCGGGCCCGCAGGCGTGTCGATCATGGCCGCGCCGCCATAACGCAGTAGGTAGGGATCGAGCCAGGCCGTCATCCAGATGTCGTCGCCCCAGACGCGCATGTCATCGCCGGGCGCGATACGGATGTGAAAACGCGCATGGCCGCCATTTGACAAGGGCAGGCGCACCTTGTCATCGTCGCGCAGGCCCGCAGGCAGGGTGACATGCAGTTGCACCATCTGGGTCAGCGAGGTCAGGCTGTCGCCGCTGCGGTAAAATTCGAGCGCCGGGGCTTCGATCCGTATTTGGCCACCGTGGATCGCCTGCGTCATATCGATGGTCAGGAGCAGGGCGCTGCTGTCGAGGCGGGGCGCATCAAAATCAAAGGCGTCCGACGCGATGCGGGCGGGGTGCAGCAAAAGGTCGCGGGCCAGAATCAGGCGGCGCAGGGCGGTGTCATCGCCGCCGACCCGGTCAGGATGCACCTGTTTGATGCGGGCGCGAAAAGCGGCACGGATCGTTTCATGATGGAAGGAGGCGTTGAGATCGTGTGCGTTCAGGCCGAGAGCGGAAAGCGCTGCGGATTGTCCCGGTTCATCTGTCTGTTTATCTTGCGCGGCCATCTTGAGTTTCTTCTTCCCGGCGTCCATGCTGACAGCACTGGCGGCGGCGATCCTTCTGATGCCGCTGGCCTTTCCACAATGCCCCGATGATGGTTTGCAAAGTCTTAACATGTCTCAAGACCCGTTGATTCCCGACAGCCCTTCCGCCGATGATTATGCGAAGGCCCATGCCGCCCATGAGGGCGAAATAGATGCCGGTGAGCCCTTCGCCCTGTTCGCCCAGTGGCTGAAAGACGCCACGGCAAAAGAGGTTAACGACCCCAATGCGATGGCTGTGGCCACGGTGGACGAAGAGGGGATGCCCGATCTGCGCATGGTGTTGCTGAAGGATTTCGACGCGCAAGGCTTTGTTTTTTACACCAATACGCACAGCGCCAAGGGGCGGCAATTGCTGGGCCAGCCAAAGGCCGCGCTGTTATTTCACTGGAAATCGCTGCGCCGTCAGGTACGTATTCGTGGCGAGGTGACACGAGTGAGCGATGCCGAGGCCGACGCCTATTTCCAGAGCCGCGCCCGCCAGAGCCAGATCGGCGCCTGGGCCTCGGATCAGTCGCAACCGCTGGAAAGCCGGTTTGCGCTCGAAAAAAAGGTGGCGGAATATGGCCTGAAGTTCGGCCTTGGCAAGATCGACCGCCCGCCACACTGGACGGGCTTTCGCGTCGCGCCCCTGAGCGTGGAATTCTGGCGCGACAAGCCTTTCCGGCTGCATGAGCGTGTGTTGTTCCAGCGCGAATCCAGCGATGCAGGCTGGACACGCGGCAAGCTCTATCCCTGAATCGATACCCGCTGTGCCGCAGGGCCGCACCTTGAAACCCGGCTTGCGATCCTTTAGAGTGGTTTGCATTCTGATTGAATGGGTCAAAGGCATGCAAACCGCTCTACATTTTACGTTTTTCCGCATCTCGCATTCAATTTGTAAGTCAAATTAAACGCTCGTTGCTCTAGCATGAGGCGATAAGGCGAGAGCGACATATAACCTCAGGTGAATCAAAAGGCATGATCGGCTTTTAATTTCGCGCACCAAAGGTTTTAGCGTGACGCGCCATCCATCAGGGTTAAGTCTGCGCCGTTCTCCATCATGGCCAGCCAGAACAGGGAATAGTCCTCGTGACCGATGCGCCCCCAGACCATCCACATAACCATCGTAAAAGCCAGGTGCTGAGCCTGGCGCAGGTGGCGTTGGTTCTGTCGCTTTTGCTGCCGCTGGTTCTGTTTGTGATCATGATGGCGACGCATATAGGCTATCTCGATTATAAGCTCGGCTTCATGACGCTTACTCTTAATTATGGCTCGAAACTGGCCATGATCATTTTGGGAATTTCGGGTCTGTCCTTGCTGATTTCCCTTTTCATGGCCCCGGTGCGTTATGGGCCCTGGGCACTGGCCGCTGTGGTGATTTCAGGCGCGGTGCTGGGCGGCTACGCCCTTTATGACAGAGCCCTGAAAACCTATCCGCCGATCTATGATGTATCGACCAACTGGGATCGCCCGCTCAGCATGTCGGACAAACTGCTGGCCGATCGCGGCCCGGACGCCCTGCCGGTTGAGGATGCGCCGCGCGTGCCGGCCAATGAATCGGTCGATTGGGGCGGCAAGACGGTGGCTTCGATCAATGCCGCCACCTGCCCGGACGCGCGCACATTGAAGGTCAGGGATATTACAGCCGATCAGATCGTCGCCA contains the following coding sequences:
- a CDS encoding GNAT family protein is translated as MSQPYENLSPSLGVRHNAFGDPIGKALPDWQACTRLPNVPLTGRYCQLVPYAPALAEALYRAYAADDGRMWTYLPYGPFSGPAQMHEVLQTYIDNRDFQTFVILKNDQPAGLISFMRYDYPNGSVEVGGVTFSPTLRRSTAATEAIYLMTRHAFAHDYRRYEWKCDQLNVPSNKAALRFGFQFEGVFRNAAVVHGRRRDTAWYAIIAEDWPRLSARLEAWLDPGNFAADGQQKRALSAF
- a CDS encoding DnaJ C-terminal domain-containing protein, translating into MAAQDKQTDEPGQSAALSALGLNAHDLNASFHHETIRAAFRARIKQVHPDRVGGDDTALRRLILARDLLLHPARIASDAFDFDAPRLDSSALLLTIDMTQAIHGGQIRIEAPALEFYRSGDSLTSLTQMVQLHVTLPAGLRDDDKVRLPLSNGGHARFHIRIAPGDDMRVWGDDIWMTAWLDPYLLRYGGAAMIDTPAGPQSIQVDRDIPHGASLCLKGKGLPASETAPAGDLYIRLEALPLAGQQTSYALNAFRQRWAS
- the pdxH gene encoding pyridoxamine 5'-phosphate oxidase encodes the protein MSQDPLIPDSPSADDYAKAHAAHEGEIDAGEPFALFAQWLKDATAKEVNDPNAMAVATVDEEGMPDLRMVLLKDFDAQGFVFYTNTHSAKGRQLLGQPKAALLFHWKSLRRQVRIRGEVTRVSDAEADAYFQSRARQSQIGAWASDQSQPLESRFALEKKVAEYGLKFGLGKIDRPPHWTGFRVAPLSVEFWRDKPFRLHERVLFQRESSDAGWTRGKLYP
- a CDS encoding DUF1499 domain-containing protein, which gives rise to MLSLAQVALVLSLLLPLVLFVIMMATHIGYLDYKLGFMTLTLNYGSKLAMIILGISGLSLLISLFMAPVRYGPWALAAVVISGAVLGGYALYDRALKTYPPIYDVSTNWDRPLSMSDKLLADRGPDALPVEDAPRVPANESVDWGGKTVASINAATCPDARTLKVRDITADQIVAMLKASHNYQVFGVAPWRVEATYQDNFYGFKSDLVIRIDPDGIDLRSVDRENPRDLGGNCRRIVAILKKLKAM